A single region of the Brachypodium distachyon strain Bd21 chromosome 3, Brachypodium_distachyon_v3.0, whole genome shotgun sequence genome encodes:
- the LOC100844294 gene encoding MADS-box transcription factor 7-like isoform X1: protein MGRGRVELKRIENKINRQVTFAKRRNGLLKKAYELSVLCDAEVALIVFSNRGKLYEFCSTQSMTKTLEKYQKCSYAGPETAVQNRENEQLKNSRNEYLKLKARVDNLQRTQRNLLGEDLESLGIKELEGLEKQLDSSLKHIRTTRTQHMVDQLTELQRREQMFSEANKCLRIKMQLEESNQVHGQQLWEHNNNLLSYERQPEVQPQMHGGNGFFHPLDAAGEPTLHIGYPSETMNSGMNSSCMTTFMPPWLP, encoded by the exons atggggagggggagggtggAGCTGAAGCGGATCGAGAACAAGATCAACAGGCAGGTGACGTTCGCCAAGCGCAGGAACGGGCTGCTCAAGAAGGCCTACGAGCTCTCCGTCCTCTGCGACGCCGAGGTCGCGCTCATCGTCTTCTCCAACCGCGGCAAGCTCTACGAGTTCTGCAGCACCCAGAG CATGACGAAGACACTCGAGAAGTATCAGAAATGCAGTTATGCGGGACCTGAAACAGCCGTGCAAAATAGAGAAAATGAG CAATTGAAAAACAGCCGCAACGAGTACCTGAAATTAAAGGCACGGGTTGATAATTTACAGCGAACACAAAG GAATTTGCTTGGTGAAGATCTTGAATCATTAGGAATAAAGGAGCTCGAGGGCCTTGAGAAGCAACTTGATTCATCCTTGAAGCACATCAGAACTACAAGG ACACAACATATGGTTGACCAACTGACGGAACTCCAGAGAAGG GAGCAAATGTTTTCTGAAGCAAACAAATGTCTTCGAATAAAA ATGCAGTTGGAGGAGAGCAATCAGGTTCATGGCCAGCAACTCTGGGAGCACAACAACAACTTACTCAGCTACGAACGTCAGCCTGAGGTGCAGCCGCAGATGCATGGCGGCAATGGATTCTTCCATCCTCTCGATGCTGCTGGTGAACCCACCCTTCACATAGG GTACCCTTCTGAGACGATGAATAGTGGCATGAATAGTTCATGCATGACCACTTTCATGCCGCCGTGGTTACCATGA
- the LOC100844294 gene encoding MADS-box transcription factor 7-like, which translates to MGRGRVELKRIENKINRQVTFAKRRNGLLKKAYELSVLCDAEVALIVFSNRGKLYEFCSTQSMTKTLEKYQKCSYAGPETAVQNRENEQLKNSRNEYLKLKARVDNLQRTQRNLLGEDLESLGIKELEGLEKQLDSSLKHIRTTRTQHMVDQLTELQRREQMFSEANKCLRIKLEESNQVHGQQLWEHNNNLLSYERQPEVQPQMHGGNGFFHPLDAAGEPTLHIGYPSETMNSGMNSSCMTTFMPPWLP; encoded by the exons atggggagggggagggtggAGCTGAAGCGGATCGAGAACAAGATCAACAGGCAGGTGACGTTCGCCAAGCGCAGGAACGGGCTGCTCAAGAAGGCCTACGAGCTCTCCGTCCTCTGCGACGCCGAGGTCGCGCTCATCGTCTTCTCCAACCGCGGCAAGCTCTACGAGTTCTGCAGCACCCAGAG CATGACGAAGACACTCGAGAAGTATCAGAAATGCAGTTATGCGGGACCTGAAACAGCCGTGCAAAATAGAGAAAATGAG CAATTGAAAAACAGCCGCAACGAGTACCTGAAATTAAAGGCACGGGTTGATAATTTACAGCGAACACAAAG GAATTTGCTTGGTGAAGATCTTGAATCATTAGGAATAAAGGAGCTCGAGGGCCTTGAGAAGCAACTTGATTCATCCTTGAAGCACATCAGAACTACAAGG ACACAACATATGGTTGACCAACTGACGGAACTCCAGAGAAGG GAGCAAATGTTTTCTGAAGCAAACAAATGTCTTCGAATAAAA TTGGAGGAGAGCAATCAGGTTCATGGCCAGCAACTCTGGGAGCACAACAACAACTTACTCAGCTACGAACGTCAGCCTGAGGTGCAGCCGCAGATGCATGGCGGCAATGGATTCTTCCATCCTCTCGATGCTGCTGGTGAACCCACCCTTCACATAGG GTACCCTTCTGAGACGATGAATAGTGGCATGAATAGTTCATGCATGACCACTTTCATGCCGCCGTGGTTACCATGA
- the LOC100845106 gene encoding glutamate-1-semialdehyde 2,1-aminomutase, chloroplastic produces the protein MAGAAAAAVASGISIRPAVAPKSSLAPRGRSMVRAAVSVEKGASAYTVQKSEEIFNAAKELMPGGVNSPVRAFKSVGGQPIVFDSVKGSHMWDVDGNEYIDYVGSWGPAIIGHADDTVNAALIETLKKGTSFGAPCALENVLAQMVISAVPSIEMVRFVNSGTEACMGALRLVRAFTGREKILKFEGCYHGHADSFLVKAGSGVATLGLPDSPGVPKGATVGTLTAPYNDAEAVKKLFEDNKGEIAAVFLEPVVGNAGFIPPSPAFLTALRELTKQDGALLVFDEVMTGFRLAYGGAQEYFGITPDVTTLGKIIGGGLPVGAYGGRKDIMEMVAPAGPMYQAGTLSGNPLAMTAGIHTLKRLMEPGTYEYLDKITGELVRGILDSGTKTGHEMCGGHIRGMFGFFFAGGPVNNFDDAKKSDTAKFGRFHRGMLEEGVYLAPSQFEAGFTSLAHTPQDIEKTVEAAEKVLRRI, from the exons ATggccggagcagcagcagccgccgtgGCCTCCGGGATCTCGATCCGGCCGGCAGTTGCGCCTAAGTCCTCGCTCGCTCCCCGCGGTAGGTCGATGGTGCgggccgccgtctccgtcgAGAAGGGCGCGAGTGCGTACACGGTCCAGAAGTCCGAGGAGATCTTCAACGCCGCCAAG GAATTGATGCCTGGCGGCGTTAATTCACCAGTCCGAGCCTTTAAATCAGTTGGCGGGCAGCCCATAGTCTTTGATTCTGTAAAGGGTTCTCATATGTGGGATGTTGATGGCAATGAATATATTGATTATGTTGGATCCTGGGGTCCTGCAATCATTGGTCATGCAGATGATACG GTGAATGCTGCACTGATTGAAACTCTGAAGAAGGGAACTAGCTTTGGTGCTCCATGCGCATTGGAGAATGTGTTAGCTCAGATGGTTATCTCTGCCGTGCCAAGCATCGAAATGGTCCGTTTTGTAAATTCAGGGACAGAAGCCTGCATGGGAGCACTCCGCCTTGTACGTGCATTCACTGGGAGGGAAAAGATCCTCAAGTTCGAGGGCTGTTACCATGGCCATGCAGATTCCTTCCTTGTTAAAGCTGGCAGTGGTGTTGCCACCCTTGGCCTCCCAGACTCCCCTGGAGTTCCCAAAGGAGCAACCGTTGGAACTCTAACGGCACCGTACAATGATGCTGAGGcagtaaaaaaattgtttgagGATAACAAAGGTGAGATTGCTGCAGTCTTCCTTGAGCCGGTTGTCGGCAACGCTGGCTTCATTCCTCCAAGTCCTGCTTTCTTGACTGCTCTTCGTGAGTTGACCAAACAAGACGGTGCACTTCTGGTCTTTGATGAAGTGATGACTGGTTTCCGTTTAGCGTATGGTGGGGCTCAAGAGTACTTTGGGATCACCCCTGATGTGACAACCTTGGGGAAAATTATTGGTGGTGGTCTTCCGGTTGGTGCTTATGGTGGGCGGAAGGACATCATGGAGATGGTTGCTCCAGCAGGGCCGATGTACCAGGCAGGAACCCTCAGTGGAAACCCTCTAGCTATGACTGCTGGAATCCACACGCTCAAGCGTCTGATGGAGCCTGGCACCTATGAATACTTGGACAAGATAACCGGCGAACTTGTCCGTGGGATATTGGATTCGGGCACTAAAACAGGGCACGAGATGTGTGGAGGACACATCAGAGGAATGTTCGGGTTCTTCTTCGCTGGTGGCCCGGTTAACAACTTTGACGATGCCAAGAAGAGTGACACAGCAAAGTTTGGGAGGTTCCACCGTGGAATGCTCGAAGAAGGTGTGTATCTTGCGCCCTCGCAGTTCGAGGCAGGTTTTACCAGCTTGGCACACACACCCCAGGACATCGAGAAGACGGTGGAGGCTGCAGAGAAAGTTCTTCGACGGATATAG
- the LOC100838805 gene encoding LOW QUALITY PROTEIN: BTB/POZ and MATH domain-containing protein 5 (The sequence of the model RefSeq protein was modified relative to this genomic sequence to represent the inferred CDS: inserted 2 bases in 1 codon; deleted 2 bases in 1 codon), translating into MFDSCFVPFKVKLPYDQTENLAADHAVSSKDVSAGGYLWIFSSYDAYDAYADDRYLGICLQLARNARRVIKAIFEAFVMKKNGEPYSPLADRLAHYFSSSDHSSGWSWCVKRSELESLYMVDGWITIACGVIVVRDDSLSVPPSDIGTHLSRLLDCAAADGSDVSFVVGGKKFPAHRAVLAARSPVFKAELFGSMAEASMSDITLTDIAPATFEIFLRFMYTDTLPEDGDXRLSRCTSICLPWPTETYRCAELKTKCITFFAKEKNFRKAVLTDGFVRLVHKFPAIVAELREKPKK; encoded by the exons ATGTTCGACTCCTGTTTCGTGCCGTTCAAGGTCAAGCTTCCCTATGACCAGACGGAgaacctcgccgccgaccaTGCCGTCAGCTCCAAGGACGTCTCTGCCGGTGGATACCTCTGG ATTTTCTCTTCCTACGACGCCTACGACGCCTACGCCGACGACAGGTACCTCGGAATCTGCCTACAGCTCGCGAGAAACGCTAGAAGAGTCATCAAGGCCATCTTCGAGGCTTTCGTCATGAAGAAGAACGGTGAGCCATATTCTCCCCTTGCCGACAGACTCGCGCATTATTTTTCCTCATCAGACCACTCCTCGGGGTGGTCATGGTGCGTGAAGCGAAGCGAACTCGAGTCGCTCTACATGGTCGACGGCTGGATCACCATTGCTTGCGGGGTCATCGTCGTGCGCGACGACTCCTTATCCGTGCCGCCTTCCGACATCGGGACCCATCTCAGCAGACTCCTGgactgcgccgccgccgacggttCCGACGTCTCCTTCGTAGTGGGCGGCAAGAAGTTCCCAGCTCACCGGGCCGTGCTCGCCGCCCGATCGCCGGTCTTCAAGGCGGAGCTCTTCGGCTCCATGGCAGAGGCCAGCATGTCAGACATCACATTGACAGACATTGCACCTGCAACCTTTGAAATTTTCCTCCGGTTCATGTACACCGACACCTTGCCTGAAGATGGCGA TCGCCTATCGAGATGTACAAGCATCTGCTTGCCGTGGCCGA CTGAAACATACAGATGCGCCGAGCTGAAAACCAAGTGCATTACCTTCTTTGCGAAGGAGAAAAACTTCAGGAAGGCTGTGTTAACCGATGGTTTCGTCAGGCTGGTTCACAAGTTCCCAGCGATTGTTGCCGAGCTGAGGGAGAAGCCCAAGAAGTAG
- the LOC100839416 gene encoding BTB/POZ and MATH domain-containing protein 1 has translation MSKGAKATGPGPEARTTVVSSAAVQFSVDYEQAKQLPIGKAVYSEVVSTGAHLWRIECFPRADDLKDEEEYLSVCITHMSKMSRSMRAILEVYLMDRNGIPSRTETERTLKTFRAKGGSIGCSSFIKGTTVEKDYLLEGHITFVCAIIIIRDGCIPVPPSDIGVHLGSLLDHTDGTDVAFIVDGETFHAHRAVLAARSPVFRAELFGSMAEATMSSIERHDIMPATFKAMLHFIYTDALPGDDELGCSPVEVLQDLLAAADRYALDRLKLICAQKLLEHLSVDTVATTLACAETYNCPELKNKCFDFFAVEKNFKKAVFTAGFAMLLQKFPSITDELKSKVET, from the exons a TGAGCAAGGGAGCCAAGGCGACGGGGCCGGGGCCGGAGGCGCGGACCACCGTGGTGAGTTCCGCCGCCGTCCAGTTCAGCGTGGATTACGAGCAAGCCAAGCAGCTTCCCATCGGCAAGGCCGTCTACTCGGAAGTCGTCTCCACCGGGGCACACCTCTGGAGGATTGAGTGCTTCCCCCGTGCGGACGATTtgaaggacgaggaggagtACCTTTCTGTCTGTATCACCCACATGAGCAAAATGAGCCGAAGCATGAGGGCCATCTTGGAGGTCTACCTCATGGACAGGAACGGCATACCATCTAGAACGGAAACTGAAAGGACACTTAAAACCTTCCGAGCCAAGGGCGGCTCCATCGGATGCTCATCATTCATCAAGGGAACTACTGTGGAGAAAGACTACCTACTAGAGGGACACATCACATTCGTATGTGCCATCATTATCATACGCGACGGCTGTATTCCCGTGCCACCTTCAGACATTGGGGTCCATCTTGGTAGCTTGCTAGATCACACGGACGGGACGGATGTGGCATTCATCGTCGATGGCGAGACATTCCATGCTCACCGTGCGGTGCTTGCTGCCCGCTCGCCGGTCTTCAGAGCGGAGCTCTTTGGCTCCATGGCTGAGGCTACAATGTCTTCCATCGAGCGGCACGACATCATGCCCGCTACATTCAAAGCTATGCTTCACTTCATCTACACGGACGCCTTACCTGGAGACGACGAGCTGGGGTGCTCTCCTGTCGAGGTGCTTCAGGATCTACTTGCCGCGGCAGACCGATATGCACTAGACAGGTTGAAGCTGATCTGTGCCCAGAAGCTATTGGAGCATTTGTCTGTTGATACAGTTGCAACTACGTTAGCTTGCGCTGAGACATACAACTGTCCGGAGCTGAAGAACAAGTGCTTTGACTTCTTCGCGGTGGAGAAAAATTTCAAGAAGGCCGTGTTCACTGCTGGCTTTGCGATGTTGTTGCAGAAATTCCCATCAATTACTGATGAGCTGAAAAGCAAGGTCGAGACATAA